Proteins co-encoded in one Bacillus sp. FSL H8-0547 genomic window:
- a CDS encoding Na/Pi symporter, whose translation MAAAGFFLLYLLFFLTGMHILKNGLSILSGSTMRSWVFACIDHPFKAFLAGIVFTGILQSSSAVMVIVIGLVSAGVITFRQTIGIILGTNIGSTFTTQLITLDLGSLIIPMIGGGFLFFLAGAMMKRQSLVRISGILSGLGLLFLSMSGFGKLAEPLSHLEAVSELLMYSNTHAFAGVLGGTVLTAIIHSSAAAAGIIMSFMNADLLTLSAGIAYILGANIGTCITGLMASAGAGHEAKLTAYAHVWLNVLGVAAFYPFIALCSGIAEHFAAEPDLQLAHFSLVFNVVSSIAVLPFAEPFGRFVESSARFFNRKH comes from the coding sequence ATGGCGGCTGCAGGGTTCTTTTTGTTATATTTACTTTTCTTTCTGACAGGTATGCATATACTTAAAAACGGTCTTTCCATTTTATCAGGGAGCACCATGAGAAGCTGGGTGTTTGCCTGTATCGATCACCCGTTCAAAGCGTTTCTTGCAGGCATTGTTTTTACCGGCATTCTGCAGAGCAGCTCAGCAGTTATGGTCATTGTGATCGGGCTGGTTTCCGCTGGTGTCATTACTTTCAGACAAACAATCGGAATCATACTGGGGACAAATATTGGATCCACTTTTACGACTCAGCTGATCACTCTTGACCTTGGATCGCTGATTATACCCATGATAGGCGGGGGATTTCTTTTCTTTTTAGCGGGTGCGATGATGAAAAGGCAGTCCCTTGTAAGGATCAGCGGCATCCTATCAGGACTTGGCCTGCTGTTTTTATCCATGTCGGGGTTCGGCAAGCTTGCAGAACCGCTGTCGCATCTTGAGGCAGTAAGTGAACTGCTGATGTATTCGAACACCCATGCATTTGCAGGAGTGCTCGGCGGCACGGTGCTGACTGCCATCATTCACTCAAGTGCTGCAGCCGCAGGCATTATTATGAGCTTTATGAATGCAGACCTTTTGACTCTAAGCGCCGGCATAGCCTACATTCTCGGAGCCAATATCGGCACGTGCATCACCGGTCTGATGGCATCTGCCGGAGCGGGGCATGAAGCCAAACTGACCGCCTATGCCCATGTATGGCTCAATGTACTTGGGGTCGCAGCCTTTTATCCTTTCATCGCTTTGTGCAGCGGGATTGCAGAGCATTTTGCAGCCGAGCCTGATTTGCAGCTGGCCCATTTCAGTCTCGTGTTTAATGTAGTCAGCTCGATTGCCGTCCTTCCTTTTGCTGAACCCTTCGGAAGATTTGTGGAGTCTTCCGCCAGGTTTTTTAATAGAAAGCATTAA
- the rpsU gene encoding 30S ribosomal protein S21, translating to MSKTVVRKNESLEDALRRFKRTVSKSGTIQEARKREFYEKPSVKRKKKSEAARKRKF from the coding sequence ATGTCAAAAACGGTCGTTCGTAAAAACGAGTCGCTTGAGGACGCTCTTCGTCGCTTCAAACGTACAGTATCAAAAAGCGGTACTATACAAGAAGCAAGAAAGCGCGAATTCTATGAAAAACCTAGCGTAAAACGTAAGAAAAAGTCTGAAGCTGCTAGAAAACGCAAATTCTAA
- a CDS encoding GatB/YqeY domain-containing protein: MSLLERLNQDMKQAMKNKEKDKLAVIRMVKASLQNEAIKLGKQELSAEEELTVFSRELKQRKDSLQEFSKADRLDLVEKTQAELDILTVYMPKQLTEEELTAIVQETIAEVNAVSKADMGKVMAAIMPKVKGKADGALVNKTVAGQLS; this comes from the coding sequence ATGAGTCTTCTTGAGCGTTTGAATCAAGATATGAAACAAGCGATGAAGAACAAAGAGAAGGACAAACTGGCTGTTATCCGTATGGTGAAAGCCTCATTACAGAATGAAGCCATCAAACTGGGTAAACAGGAGTTGTCTGCTGAAGAGGAACTGACTGTGTTTTCTCGCGAATTAAAGCAACGTAAAGACTCCCTCCAGGAATTCAGTAAAGCTGATCGCTTAGATTTAGTTGAAAAGACACAGGCTGAACTTGATATTTTAACTGTATACATGCCTAAGCAGCTGACAGAAGAAGAGCTTACGGCCATCGTTCAGGAAACGATTGCCGAAGTGAATGCTGTGTCAAAAGCAGACATGGGGAAAGTTATGGCCGCCATCATGCCTAAGGTTAAAGGTAAGGCTGACGGTGCGCTTGTCAATAAAACTGTAGCTGGACAGCTATCATAA
- a CDS encoding nodulation protein NfeD — translation MPAADNSPDKVAVIPIEETVEKGLSQFIKRSFKEAAAENADHIILDINTPGGAVDAALEIADTIRGSKIPVTAFIDRRALSAGAYIALNADQIYMVPGAKMGSAAIIDLEGNTADKKAESLWLAEMKESAEQNNRNAKYALAMADPDVDVPEYGAGKGDLLTLNSEQALEVGYSEGTAENLDSLLEKLNLASADVIDIEVSFAEKVARFVTNPIVIPILLSIGSLGLIVELYSPGFGLPGIMGLSSLFLFFYGHYIAGLAGLETIILFAAGIILVAAEFFVPGGIIGFIGFGAILLSFFIATDDIGYMAFSLGIALLVAVSAAIIFVKVFGKRMNIFKKIILRDSTNTESGYVSSRSRLELIGKTGVALTSMRPSGTALIEDERIDVVTEGTFIAKDQKVKVIKVEGSRVVVREII, via the coding sequence ATACCCGCAGCTGACAATTCACCAGATAAAGTTGCGGTTATCCCCATTGAAGAGACGGTTGAAAAAGGATTGTCGCAGTTTATCAAGAGGTCATTTAAGGAAGCAGCTGCCGAAAATGCAGACCATATTATTTTAGACATCAATACTCCAGGGGGAGCGGTTGATGCTGCTCTTGAAATTGCCGATACAATCAGAGGGTCGAAAATCCCTGTAACCGCTTTTATTGACCGCAGGGCGCTGTCTGCCGGAGCGTATATTGCCCTGAATGCAGATCAGATTTATATGGTTCCGGGTGCGAAAATGGGATCTGCCGCCATCATTGATCTGGAAGGCAATACAGCAGATAAAAAGGCAGAATCGCTTTGGCTTGCCGAAATGAAGGAATCAGCTGAGCAAAATAACCGTAATGCCAAATATGCCCTTGCCATGGCAGATCCTGATGTGGATGTGCCTGAATACGGAGCCGGAAAAGGTGATCTTCTAACACTGAATTCTGAACAGGCGCTTGAGGTCGGTTATTCCGAGGGAACGGCTGAAAATCTGGACAGTTTGCTTGAAAAGCTGAATCTTGCGTCGGCTGATGTGATTGATATTGAAGTAAGCTTTGCTGAGAAGGTTGCGCGGTTTGTCACAAACCCGATTGTCATCCCTATTTTGCTCTCTATTGGAAGCCTCGGGCTGATTGTTGAGCTTTACAGTCCAGGTTTCGGACTGCCGGGAATTATGGGACTGTCTTCTCTTTTCCTGTTCTTCTACGGACACTATATTGCGGGACTTGCAGGACTTGAGACCATCATTCTTTTTGCCGCCGGAATCATTCTTGTGGCAGCTGAGTTTTTCGTACCGGGAGGCATTATAGGATTTATTGGTTTTGGAGCAATCCTGCTCAGTTTCTTCATCGCCACAGATGACATAGGCTATATGGCCTTTTCGCTTGGGATTGCGCTTTTAGTTGCCGTATCGGCAGCCATCATATTTGTAAAGGTGTTTGGAAAACGTATGAATATCTTTAAAAAAATCATCTTGCGTGATTCAACCAATACGGAAAGCGGATATGTCTCGAGCCGCAGCAGGCTCGAGCTGATCGGCAAAACGGGTGTGGCTTTAACTTCAATGAGGCCTTCGGGCACAGCTCTGATCGAAGATGAGCGCATTGATGTGGTTACAGAAGGAACGTTTATTGCAAAAGATCAGAAAGTAAAGGTTATTAAAGTAGAGGGCTCACGGGTCGTCGTAAGAGAAATCATTTAA
- the floA gene encoding flotillin-like protein FloA (flotillin-like protein involved in membrane lipid rafts) — protein sequence MDPSLLLTLGLIVIGVIVLGVLFTFVPIALWISALAAGVRISIFTLIGMRLRRVSPNRIINPLIKAHKAGLGVTINQLESHYLAGGNVDRVVNALIAAERANIELTFERCAAIDLAGRDVLEAVQMSVNPKVIETPFIAGVAMDGIEVKAKARITVRANIERLVGGAGEDTIIARVGEGIVSTIGSSDNHKKVLENPDRISQTVLNKGLDSGTAFEILSIDIADVDIGKNIGAILQTDQAEADKKIAQAKAEERRAMAVALEQEMNARTQEMRAKVVEAEATVPLAMAEALRNGKIGVMDYMNFENIHADTGMRDSIGKLSKDQPDHEE from the coding sequence ATGGATCCATCATTGCTGCTCACGTTAGGCTTAATTGTTATAGGTGTCATTGTACTAGGTGTTTTATTTACCTTTGTGCCGATTGCACTGTGGATTTCAGCACTTGCTGCAGGGGTAAGAATCAGTATTTTCACCCTGATTGGGATGAGGCTTCGCCGAGTAAGTCCGAACAGAATCATTAATCCGCTCATTAAAGCGCATAAGGCTGGACTCGGAGTAACCATCAATCAGCTTGAAAGCCATTATCTTGCCGGAGGGAACGTAGACCGGGTTGTAAATGCTTTGATTGCAGCTGAGCGCGCCAACATCGAACTGACATTTGAGCGCTGTGCAGCTATTGACCTGGCTGGACGCGATGTTCTTGAAGCCGTTCAGATGAGTGTAAATCCAAAAGTGATTGAAACGCCGTTTATTGCAGGGGTTGCTATGGACGGAATCGAAGTAAAAGCAAAAGCGCGCATCACAGTCCGCGCAAACATTGAAAGACTTGTCGGGGGTGCCGGCGAAGACACCATTATTGCACGGGTAGGAGAAGGAATCGTAAGTACAATCGGTTCATCTGACAATCATAAAAAAGTTCTTGAAAACCCGGATAGGATTTCTCAGACGGTATTAAACAAAGGACTTGATTCCGGGACTGCTTTTGAAATTCTGTCGATCGATATCGCGGATGTGGATATCGGCAAAAACATCGGGGCGATTCTGCAGACTGACCAGGCTGAAGCAGATAAGAAAATTGCCCAGGCAAAAGCTGAAGAACGCCGTGCGATGGCGGTCGCTCTTGAACAGGAAATGAATGCTAGAACGCAGGAAATGAGAGCGAAGGTTGTGGAGGCAGAAGCTACAGTCCCGCTTGCTATGGCAGAAGCACTGCGCAATGGAAAAATCGGCGTGATGGACTATATGAATTTTGAAAATATACATGCTGATACAGGCATGAGAGATTCAATTGGTAAGCTTTCGAAAGATCAGCCTGATCATGAAGAATAG
- the yqfC gene encoding sporulation protein YqfC → MAKKWRQNVAKWITRTIEIPQDVMMDLPRITMIGQIHIYIENHRGLLTFTDNELRLLLKQGQLQIKGEAFVIKTILPEEILLQGKIDQVNYLEQS, encoded by the coding sequence ATGGCGAAAAAATGGCGGCAGAACGTTGCTAAATGGATCACGCGAACAATTGAAATACCCCAGGATGTCATGATGGATCTTCCCCGCATCACGATGATCGGCCAAATACATATTTATATAGAAAATCACAGAGGGCTGCTTACATTTACAGACAATGAGCTGAGGCTTCTGTTAAAACAGGGGCAGCTTCAAATAAAGGGAGAAGCTTTTGTCATTAAAACGATTCTGCCTGAAGAGATTCTTCTGCAGGGGAAAATTGATCAGGTCAATTACTTGGAACAATCTTAA
- the yqfD gene encoding sporulation protein YqfD codes for MKNQWMHFFYGVIKVTAAGRGTERFVNDCIRQGIPVWNVRKEENGLSFFIRLKDVHALRRAARKSECKCSLQKVSGLPFLIQKSLKNSGFVIGFTLFFAVILLLSNMIWGIDVKGAKPSTEHKIMKELDAMGVKTGRLQFMTLDPDSIQKKLTDNISELTWVGVELRGTRFHFEVVEKNEPEKTAEAGPQHIVAKKKAVITKMYVEKGQPSVTIHDHVEKGQLLVSGLIGGEKKKQLVAAKAEILGETWYKSEITVPSKQTFQLYSGSEVRKTYLSVGSADLQIWGFNQDLFAKYEEENDIRPLRFLKWTLPLGFGQKIYREKEVFEKQYTEKEARAAAIDQGKKELLGQLGEDAEVKGQKVLHQTNENGKVKLTVLYQVIENIVKTTPIVQGD; via the coding sequence ATGAAAAATCAATGGATGCATTTCTTTTACGGCGTGATAAAAGTAACAGCAGCGGGAAGAGGAACGGAACGGTTTGTGAATGACTGCATCAGACAGGGAATCCCTGTCTGGAATGTGAGAAAAGAAGAGAATGGACTCTCTTTTTTTATTCGCCTGAAAGATGTACATGCCTTGAGGCGGGCGGCAAGAAAAAGCGAGTGCAAGTGTTCGCTTCAAAAAGTGTCGGGACTCCCGTTTCTTATCCAAAAGTCACTTAAAAACAGCGGCTTTGTTATCGGATTCACCCTGTTCTTTGCTGTCATCCTGCTCCTCTCCAATATGATTTGGGGGATCGATGTGAAAGGCGCAAAGCCGAGCACGGAGCATAAAATCATGAAAGAGCTGGATGCAATGGGGGTGAAAACAGGAAGGCTGCAGTTCATGACGCTTGATCCTGATTCCATCCAGAAAAAGCTGACAGACAACATAAGCGAATTGACATGGGTGGGTGTTGAGCTCAGGGGTACGCGTTTCCACTTTGAGGTTGTCGAAAAGAATGAACCTGAAAAAACAGCAGAAGCAGGACCTCAGCATATTGTAGCGAAAAAGAAAGCGGTCATTACAAAGATGTATGTTGAAAAAGGACAGCCTTCCGTGACCATTCATGATCATGTTGAAAAAGGGCAGCTGCTCGTTTCCGGATTAATCGGCGGCGAAAAAAAGAAGCAGCTTGTTGCGGCTAAAGCGGAAATTCTGGGTGAAACCTGGTACAAATCTGAAATTACGGTTCCGTCAAAACAGACATTTCAGCTTTATTCCGGCAGCGAAGTAAGAAAAACGTACCTTTCAGTTGGTTCAGCTGATCTCCAGATTTGGGGATTTAATCAGGACCTTTTCGCAAAATATGAAGAGGAAAATGATATCAGGCCGCTCCGATTTTTAAAATGGACTCTGCCGCTCGGATTCGGCCAAAAAATCTACCGTGAAAAAGAAGTTTTTGAAAAACAATATACAGAGAAAGAGGCGCGCGCTGCTGCGATTGATCAGGGCAAAAAAGAGCTCCTTGGACAATTAGGAGAAGATGCAGAGGTGAAGGGTCAAAAAGTTTTGCACCAGACGAACGAGAATGGTAAAGTAAAACTAACAGTGCTCTACCAAGTTATAGAAAATATCGTAAAAACAACACCAATTGTTCAGGGAGACTAA
- a CDS encoding PhoH family protein: MPEELITINLQVENPNEAASLFGNNDVHLKRMEDELSVTIVSRGEAVYVNGEEENANIAGDVLASLQVLLKRGIAISERDVIYGIEMAKKHKLDEFEALYVEEVSKNAQGKSIRVKTLGQRHYVSSIRNKDLIFGIGPAGTGKTYLAVVMAVSALKNNQVKRIILTRPAVEAGESLGFLPGDLKEKVDPYLRPLYDALHDVLGTEHTQRLIERGTIEIAPLAYMRGRTLDDAFVILDEAQNTTPAQMKMFLTRLGFGSKMVITGDITQVDLPRGVQSGLAAARDTLSSVSGIAFNELQQSDVVRHPLVAKIIEAYDKTK, encoded by the coding sequence ATGCCAGAAGAACTCATTACGATAAATCTGCAAGTGGAAAATCCAAACGAAGCAGCCTCTCTTTTTGGAAACAATGATGTACACCTGAAGCGGATGGAAGATGAGCTTTCCGTGACAATCGTATCAAGAGGCGAAGCTGTCTATGTAAATGGAGAAGAAGAGAATGCAAATATAGCAGGTGATGTGCTTGCGTCGCTTCAGGTTCTCCTTAAAAGAGGAATAGCCATCAGCGAACGCGACGTCATCTATGGTATTGAAATGGCAAAAAAACACAAGCTTGACGAATTTGAAGCCCTGTATGTTGAGGAAGTAAGCAAAAATGCGCAGGGAAAATCCATCAGAGTCAAAACTCTCGGTCAAAGACATTATGTGTCTTCTATCCGCAATAAGGATCTGATATTCGGCATCGGCCCTGCAGGAACAGGCAAAACGTATCTCGCCGTTGTAATGGCGGTCAGTGCGCTTAAGAATAATCAAGTAAAAAGGATCATTCTCACGCGGCCTGCTGTTGAAGCAGGAGAAAGTCTAGGCTTCCTGCCTGGAGACCTCAAAGAAAAAGTCGATCCGTATTTGCGCCCGCTCTATGATGCGCTTCACGATGTTCTCGGAACGGAACATACGCAGCGGCTGATTGAGAGAGGCACCATCGAAATTGCGCCTCTTGCCTATATGAGAGGAAGAACGCTCGATGATGCGTTTGTTATTTTGGATGAAGCCCAGAATACAACACCGGCACAGATGAAAATGTTTTTAACAAGACTCGGATTTGGTTCGAAAATGGTCATTACCGGTGATATTACACAGGTTGACCTGCCGAGAGGCGTCCAGTCGGGTCTTGCTGCAGCAAGGGATACACTCAGTTCTGTAAGCGGTATAGCGTTTAATGAACTGCAGCAGTCAGACGTCGTGCGCCATCCGCTTGTAGCGAAAATCATTGAAGCATATGACAAGACAAAGTGA
- a CDS encoding HD family phosphohydrolase, whose protein sequence is MKTKRSAKLSQLIETLKHYKFIHISMYFLLAAVIFVSLYSNVKPETVDVELFTYSDQTIIAPTQAEDTFETESKRQEAYDAVQDEYVLRKDYVVNRVEVITSIFDFVKETNKETADEIKLQNESVTEGEEAYTISIDEKLTRLKDKLTEDIREKISDDTFTALLESSDNELNIAKDAAVTAVNRVMSEEIPLQKQDEAKDLVEEDLTSSNLRADLLKAAIELGRYAVIANYVFDLDATEEKKQQAYDDVNEVQIKQGQILVEEGGYISRDIYRKLDLVGLLDNKLALKPFAGLLLVILLILAALIYYFEAPDRQPHRKNHSLILYVLIFSITILLIKIISFFQEINYNNVGYLVPVAMGAMLIKLLLHERLAILTSIIFAVCGSIIFNEGVTGTFNFTIGIYFLFGSIAGVLFLNDQNVRSRILQTGLFVSLINIMIITAITLIQNGSYSNIELGSYFIMALASGLISSVLTIGFMPFFETGFGILSTMKLIELSNPNHPLLRKILTETPGTYHHSVMVANLSEAACEAIGANGLLARVGAYYHDIGKTKRPQYFIENQMNIENPHDKLSPQLSKNVIIAHASDGAEMLRKHKMPKEFVDIAEQHHGTTLLKFFYHKAKQNHPDIYEEEFRYPGPKPQTKEIAIISIADSVEAAVRSMSSPTPDKIEKLIRGIIADRLQDHQLNECDLTLRELDIIAKSFSETLKGIFHSRIEYPEITKQKVKQA, encoded by the coding sequence ATGAAAACAAAGCGAAGTGCAAAGCTCAGTCAGCTCATTGAAACGTTAAAGCATTATAAGTTTATACATATTTCCATGTATTTTTTGCTTGCTGCTGTCATTTTTGTCTCACTTTACAGCAATGTAAAGCCGGAAACGGTTGATGTTGAACTTTTTACTTACTCTGATCAGACAATCATAGCTCCGACTCAGGCGGAAGATACGTTTGAAACAGAGAGCAAACGGCAGGAAGCGTACGATGCCGTTCAAGATGAATATGTCTTGAGAAAAGACTATGTCGTAAACCGCGTAGAAGTCATAACATCGATTTTTGACTTTGTAAAAGAAACAAACAAAGAGACGGCAGATGAAATAAAGCTGCAAAATGAAAGTGTGACTGAAGGCGAAGAGGCATACACAATATCAATTGACGAAAAGCTCACTCGGCTGAAGGACAAGCTTACAGAAGATATCAGAGAAAAAATTTCAGATGATACATTCACTGCCCTTCTTGAATCCTCCGATAATGAGCTGAACATAGCCAAGGATGCAGCGGTCACCGCAGTTAACAGGGTGATGAGCGAGGAAATTCCCCTGCAGAAGCAGGATGAGGCAAAGGATCTGGTTGAAGAGGACCTTACATCCTCAAATTTAAGGGCGGACTTACTGAAAGCAGCGATTGAGCTCGGAAGATATGCCGTTATAGCGAACTATGTTTTTGATCTTGATGCGACAGAAGAGAAAAAGCAGCAGGCATACGATGATGTAAATGAAGTACAGATTAAACAGGGGCAGATTCTTGTTGAAGAAGGCGGTTACATCAGCAGGGATATCTACCGCAAGCTTGATCTTGTAGGTCTTCTAGACAATAAGCTTGCTTTGAAGCCGTTTGCGGGTCTTCTGCTTGTGATTCTGCTGATCCTTGCGGCGCTCATTTATTATTTTGAGGCTCCTGACAGGCAGCCGCACAGAAAAAATCATTCTCTCATTCTGTATGTCCTGATATTCAGCATTACAATTCTGCTGATTAAAATCATCAGCTTCTTTCAGGAAATCAATTATAATAACGTAGGGTATCTCGTTCCTGTCGCTATGGGAGCCATGCTGATCAAGCTGCTACTCCATGAAAGACTGGCCATTTTGACAAGCATTATATTTGCTGTGTGCGGCAGCATTATCTTTAATGAAGGCGTAACGGGGACATTCAATTTCACCATCGGAATCTACTTCCTGTTCGGCAGTATAGCAGGAGTCCTCTTTTTGAACGACCAGAACGTCAGATCAAGAATTTTGCAGACAGGATTGTTTGTGTCGCTGATCAACATCATGATCATCACAGCCATCACCCTGATACAAAACGGAAGCTACTCGAATATTGAGCTTGGCTCTTATTTCATAATGGCTCTTGCTTCCGGACTCATATCGTCTGTGCTGACAATTGGATTCATGCCGTTTTTTGAAACGGGATTCGGCATTCTCTCCACGATGAAACTGATCGAGCTGTCGAACCCGAATCACCCTCTGCTCAGAAAAATTCTGACTGAAACACCTGGGACGTATCATCACAGTGTCATGGTCGCAAATCTTTCAGAAGCAGCGTGCGAGGCAATCGGCGCGAATGGACTGCTTGCCCGCGTGGGAGCCTATTACCATGATATCGGAAAAACAAAACGGCCTCAGTACTTTATTGAGAACCAGATGAATATTGAGAATCCGCATGATAAGCTGTCTCCTCAGCTAAGTAAAAATGTGATTATCGCACATGCTTCAGACGGTGCGGAAATGCTGAGAAAACACAAAATGCCTAAAGAGTTTGTGGATATTGCAGAACAGCATCACGGGACAACCCTGCTGAAGTTTTTCTATCATAAAGCTAAGCAGAACCACCCTGACATATACGAAGAAGAGTTCAGATATCCCGGACCGAAGCCGCAGACAAAAGAAATCGCGATAATTTCGATTGCAGACAGTGTAGAGGCTGCGGTAAGATCCATGTCGAGTCCGACACCGGATAAAATTGAGAAGCTGATACGCGGAATTATTGCGGACAGGCTTCAGGACCATCAGCTGAATGAGTGTGATCTGACACTGAGGGAACTGGACATCATTGCGAAATCATTCAGCGAAACATTAAAGGGAATATTCCATTCAAGAATCGAATATCCGGAAATTACAAAACAGAAGGTGAAACAGGCATGA
- the ybeY gene encoding rRNA maturation RNase YbeY — MNRIIIDMEDETEQLAQDQLSMVENLLQHAAQTENVPQDAELSVTFVDNQRIQEVNREYRNKDQVTDVISFAMEELGEGEVSIVGGEDMPRILGDIIISVPRAKEQAEEYGHSFTRELGFLAVHGLLHLLGYDHMTEDDEKKMFGKQKDILDAYGLKREV; from the coding sequence ATGAACAGAATCATAATCGATATGGAGGATGAAACAGAACAGCTCGCACAGGACCAGCTTTCAATGGTCGAAAATCTGCTGCAGCACGCGGCTCAAACAGAGAACGTGCCTCAGGATGCAGAGCTTTCTGTTACGTTCGTAGACAATCAGAGAATTCAGGAAGTAAACAGAGAGTACCGGAACAAAGATCAAGTAACGGACGTCATTTCTTTTGCGATGGAAGAACTGGGTGAAGGCGAGGTTTCAATCGTCGGCGGGGAAGATATGCCACGCATCCTCGGGGATATCATCATTTCTGTGCCCCGTGCAAAGGAACAGGCGGAAGAATACGGCCATTCTTTTACGAGAGAACTCGGATTTCTGGCTGTTCACGGTCTTCTTCATTTGCTCGGATATGACCACATGACAGAAGATGATGAAAAAAAGATGTTCGGCAAACAAAAGGATATTCTCGATGCGTATGGACTTAAAAGAGAAGTCTGA
- a CDS encoding diacylglycerol kinase family protein, which yields MRMDLKEKSERERFLKSFYYAWQGIKMTLIHERNFQIHAAVCLIVTGAGLYFHLSAVEWIIVLFLMGGMLSLELMNTAVERVVDLVTADYHPLAKAAKDAAAGAVLIYAILAVMIGLLIFFPKIL from the coding sequence ATGCGTATGGACTTAAAAGAGAAGTCTGAGCGTGAACGGTTTTTAAAAAGTTTTTATTATGCATGGCAGGGGATAAAGATGACCCTGATTCATGAGCGGAACTTTCAGATTCATGCAGCTGTATGTCTGATCGTGACAGGGGCCGGGCTGTACTTTCACCTGTCTGCAGTCGAATGGATCATCGTTCTTTTCCTAATGGGAGGAATGCTCTCGCTTGAGCTCATGAATACGGCGGTAGAGCGTGTTGTTGACCTTGTAACCGCCGACTATCACCCGCTTGCAAAGGCAGCCAAAGATGCAGCAGCCGGCGCTGTTTTGATTTATGCCATTCTTGCGGTTATGATAGGGTTACTCATTTTCTTTCCAAAGATCCTTTAA
- a CDS encoding cytidine deaminase, producing MALNSEQLIKEAIAAREMAYVPYSKFQVGAALLTKDGKVYRGCNIENASYGMTNCAERTALFKAVSEGDKEFAAIAIVADTDGPVSPCGACRQVISELCPKDMKVILTNLKGDVKEWTVAELLPGAFSSEDLHE from the coding sequence ATAGCATTGAACTCAGAACAACTCATCAAAGAAGCAATAGCAGCTCGGGAAATGGCATATGTTCCTTATTCCAAATTTCAAGTTGGTGCTGCTCTATTAACAAAAGACGGAAAAGTGTACAGAGGCTGCAATATTGAAAATGCCTCATACGGCATGACGAACTGTGCAGAACGGACAGCGCTTTTTAAGGCTGTTTCAGAAGGCGACAAAGAGTTTGCGGCAATTGCCATCGTAGCAGATACGGATGGCCCTGTGTCCCCATGCGGTGCGTGCAGACAGGTCATCTCGGAATTGTGTCCAAAAGACATGAAAGTAATATTGACAAATTTAAAAGGCGACGTAAAAGAATGGACAGTTGCTGAATTATTGCCCGGGGCATTTTCATCGGAGGATTTGCATGAGTAA
- the era gene encoding GTPase Era, whose product MSKNEYKSGFVSIIGRPNVGKSTFLNRVIGQKIAIMSDKPQTTRNKIQGVYTTNESQIVFIDTPGIHKPKHKLGDFMMKVAQNTLKEVDVVLFMINAEEGYGRGDEFIIEKLQHTKTPVFLIINKIDQIHPDQLLPLIDQYRAFYPFKEIIPISALQGNNVDTLLEQIESYLPAGPQYYPADQVTDHPERFIISELIREKVLHLTREEIPHSVAVVIDAIERRDNNQSIYVSATVIVERDSQKGIVIGKQGKMLKEVGQRARVDIEALLGTKVFLELWVKVQKDWRNKMNQLRDFGFREDEY is encoded by the coding sequence ATGAGTAAAAATGAATATAAGTCAGGTTTTGTTTCCATTATCGGCAGACCGAACGTCGGGAAATCAACATTTTTAAACCGCGTGATCGGACAGAAAATCGCGATTATGAGCGACAAACCGCAGACAACACGTAATAAAATACAAGGCGTATATACAACAAACGAATCTCAGATTGTGTTCATAGACACACCTGGAATCCACAAACCAAAGCACAAGCTGGGCGATTTCATGATGAAGGTAGCCCAGAATACGCTTAAGGAAGTCGATGTCGTCTTATTTATGATCAATGCAGAAGAAGGCTACGGCCGCGGAGATGAATTTATCATTGAAAAACTTCAGCATACAAAGACACCAGTTTTTCTGATCATTAATAAAATAGACCAGATCCATCCGGATCAGCTTCTGCCGCTGATTGACCAGTACCGCGCATTCTATCCCTTCAAGGAAATTATTCCAATTTCAGCTCTACAGGGCAATAATGTGGACACTCTTCTTGAACAGATTGAATCATATCTTCCAGCGGGACCTCAGTACTACCCTGCCGATCAGGTGACAGATCACCCTGAACGGTTCATTATTTCTGAACTTATCAGGGAAAAAGTGCTGCATTTAACACGCGAAGAAATTCCCCACTCGGTTGCAGTGGTGATTGATGCCATCGAAAGACGCGACAACAATCAGTCCATTTATGTAAGTGCAACCGTTATTGTCGAACGCGATTCACAAAAAGGAATCGTCATCGGCAAGCAGGGGAAAATGCTGAAGGAAGTAGGCCAGCGGGCAAGGGTGGATATTGAAGCGCTGCTCGGCACGAAAGTATTTTTGGAGCTTTGGGTGAAAGTGCAGAAAGACTGGCGCAATAAAATGAATCAGCTCAGAGACTTCGGTTTCAGAGAAGACGAATATTAA